In a single window of the Streptomyces sp. HUAS ZL42 genome:
- the rpoZ gene encoding DNA-directed RNA polymerase subunit omega, which yields MSSSISAPEGIINPPIDELLEATDSKYSLVIYAAKRARQINAYYSQLGEGLLEYVGPLVDTHVHEKPLSIALREINAGLLTSEAIEGPAQ from the coding sequence GTGTCCTCTTCCATCTCCGCGCCCGAGGGCATCATCAACCCGCCGATCGACGAGCTCCTCGAGGCCACCGACTCGAAGTACAGCCTCGTGATCTACGCGGCCAAGCGGGCCCGCCAGATCAACGCGTACTACTCGCAGCTCGGCGAGGGCCTCCTCGAGTACGTCGGTCCGCTCGTGGACACCCACGTCCACGAGAAGCCGCTCTCGATCGCCCTGCGCGAGATCAACGCGGGTCTGCTGACGTCCGAGGCCATCGAGGGCCCGGCGCAGTAG
- the gmk gene encoding guanylate kinase, translated as MSERPRLTVLSGPSGVGKSTVVAHMRKEHPEVWLSVSATTRGPRPGEKHGVHYFFVTDDEMDKLIANGELLEWAEFAGNRYGTPRGAVLERLEAGEPVLLEIDLQGARQVRETMPEAQLVFLAPPSWEELVRRLTGRGTEPPEVIERRLEAARVELAAEPEFDVTLVNTSVEDVARELLALMDVV; from the coding sequence ATGAGCGAACGTCCGCGGCTGACCGTGCTCTCCGGCCCCTCAGGGGTCGGCAAGAGCACGGTCGTCGCCCATATGCGCAAGGAACACCCCGAGGTCTGGCTCTCGGTGTCGGCGACGACCCGGGGGCCCCGCCCCGGCGAGAAGCACGGAGTCCACTACTTCTTCGTCACCGACGACGAGATGGACAAGCTGATCGCCAACGGCGAGCTGCTGGAGTGGGCCGAATTCGCCGGCAACCGGTACGGCACGCCACGCGGCGCCGTGCTGGAGCGCCTGGAGGCGGGGGAACCCGTCCTCCTGGAGATCGACCTCCAGGGCGCCCGGCAGGTCCGTGAGACCATGCCCGAGGCCCAGCTGGTGTTCCTGGCCCCTCCCTCCTGGGAGGAGCTCGTACGCAGGCTCACCGGACGTGGCACCGAGCCGCCCGAGGTGATCGAACGCCGTCTCGAGGCGGCGAGGGTCGAGCTGGCGGCCGAGCCGGAGTTCGACGTGACCCTGGTCAACACCTCCGTCGAGGACGTGGCTCGCGAGCTGCTAGCCTTGATGGACGTTGTGTGA
- the carB gene encoding carbamoyl-phosphate synthase large subunit, with protein sequence MPKRTDIQSVLVIGSGPIVIGQAAEFDYSGTQACRILRAEGLRVVLVNSNPATIMTDPEIADATYVEPITPEFVEKIIAKERPDALLPTLGGQTALNTAISLHENGVLAKYGVELIGANVEAIHKGEDRDQFKEVVEAVRRKIGHGESARSVICHSMDEVLAGVDELGGYPVVVRPSFTMGGAGSGFAHDEEELRRIAGQGLTLSPTTEVLLEESILGWKEYELELMRDKHDNVVVVCSIENFDPMGVHTGDSITVAPAMTLTDREYQILRDIGIAVIREVGVDTGGCNIQFAVNPVDGRVIVIEMNPRVSRSSALASKATGFPIAKIAAKLAVGYTLDEIPNDITQETPASFEPTLDYVVVKAPRFAFEKFPSADSTLTTTMKSVGEAMAIGRNFTEAFQKALRSLEKKGSQFTFVGEPGDKEALLAEAVRPTDGRINTVMQAIRAGATPEEVFEATKIDPWFVDQLFLIKETADELAAATELTPGLLAEAKRHGFSDQQIGEIRGLREDIVREVRHALGIRPVYKTVDTCAAEFAARTPYFYSSYDEETEVAQREKPAVIILGSGPNRIGQGIEFDYSCVHASFALSDAGYETVMVNCNPETVSTDYDTSDRLYFEPLTLEDVLEIVHAESLAGPIAGVVVQLGGQTPLGLAQALKDNGVPIVGTSPEAIHAAEDRGAFGRVLKEAGLPAPKHGTATTFAEAKTIADEIGYPVLVRPSYVLGGRGMEIVYDEARLSTYIAESTEISPSRPVLVDRFLDDAIEIDVDALYDGEELYLGGVMEHIEEAGIHSGDSACALPPITLGGFDIKRLRASTEAIAKGVGVRGLINIQFAMAGDILYVLEANPRASRTVPFTSKATAVPLAKAAARISLGATIAQLREEGLLPARGDGGELPLDAPISVKEAVMPWTRFRDTSGRGVDTILGPEMRSTGEVMGIDSVFGTAYAKSQAGAYGPLPTKGRAFISVANRDKRSMIFPARELVAHGFELLATSGTAEVLRRNGINATVVRKQSEGIGPNGEKTIVQLIHDGEVDLIVNTPYGTGGRLDGYDIRTAAVARSVPCLTTVQALAAAVQGIDALNHGDVGVRSLQEHAEHLTAARD encoded by the coding sequence GTGCCTAAGCGCACCGATATCCAGTCCGTCCTGGTCATCGGCTCCGGCCCGATCGTCATCGGGCAGGCGGCCGAGTTCGACTACTCCGGCACGCAGGCGTGCCGGATCCTGCGGGCCGAGGGTCTGCGCGTCGTCCTGGTCAACTCCAACCCGGCGACGATCATGACCGACCCGGAGATCGCCGACGCGACCTATGTCGAGCCGATCACTCCGGAGTTCGTCGAGAAGATCATCGCCAAGGAGCGGCCGGACGCCCTGCTGCCCACCCTGGGCGGCCAGACGGCCCTCAACACGGCCATCTCGCTGCACGAGAACGGCGTCCTTGCGAAGTACGGCGTCGAGCTGATCGGCGCCAACGTCGAGGCGATCCACAAGGGCGAGGACCGCGACCAGTTCAAGGAGGTCGTGGAGGCGGTCCGTCGCAAGATCGGGCACGGTGAGTCCGCCCGGTCCGTGATCTGCCACTCGATGGACGAGGTGCTCGCCGGTGTCGACGAGCTCGGCGGCTACCCGGTCGTCGTCCGCCCGTCCTTCACGATGGGCGGCGCCGGTTCCGGCTTCGCGCACGACGAGGAGGAGCTGCGCCGTATCGCCGGCCAGGGCCTGACTCTCTCGCCGACCACCGAGGTGCTCCTGGAGGAGTCCATCCTCGGCTGGAAGGAGTACGAGCTGGAGCTGATGCGCGACAAGCACGACAACGTCGTGGTCGTCTGCTCCATCGAGAACTTCGACCCCATGGGCGTTCACACCGGTGACTCGATCACCGTCGCGCCCGCGATGACGCTGACCGACCGCGAGTACCAGATCCTGCGCGACATCGGCATCGCGGTCATCCGCGAGGTCGGCGTCGACACCGGCGGCTGCAACATCCAGTTCGCGGTGAACCCGGTCGACGGCCGTGTCATCGTCATCGAGATGAACCCGCGCGTCTCGCGCTCCTCGGCCCTGGCGTCCAAGGCGACGGGCTTCCCGATCGCCAAGATCGCGGCCAAGCTCGCCGTGGGCTACACCCTCGACGAGATCCCGAACGACATCACGCAGGAGACCCCGGCCTCCTTCGAGCCGACCCTCGACTACGTCGTCGTGAAGGCCCCGCGGTTCGCCTTCGAGAAGTTCCCGAGCGCCGACTCCACGCTGACGACCACCATGAAGTCGGTCGGCGAGGCCATGGCCATCGGCCGCAACTTCACCGAGGCCTTCCAGAAGGCGCTGCGCTCGCTGGAGAAGAAGGGCAGCCAGTTCACCTTCGTCGGCGAGCCCGGTGACAAGGAGGCCCTGCTGGCGGAGGCGGTCCGTCCCACCGACGGCCGGATCAACACGGTCATGCAGGCCATCCGCGCGGGCGCCACGCCCGAGGAGGTCTTCGAGGCGACGAAGATCGACCCGTGGTTCGTCGACCAGCTCTTCCTCATCAAGGAGACCGCGGACGAGCTGGCGGCCGCCACCGAGCTCACGCCCGGCCTGCTCGCCGAGGCCAAGCGGCACGGCTTCTCCGACCAGCAGATCGGCGAGATCCGCGGGCTGCGCGAGGACATCGTGCGCGAGGTGCGCCACGCGCTGGGCATCCGCCCGGTGTACAAGACGGTCGACACCTGCGCCGCCGAGTTCGCCGCGAGGACGCCGTACTTCTACTCCTCCTACGACGAGGAGACCGAGGTCGCGCAGCGCGAGAAGCCCGCGGTGATCATCCTCGGCTCCGGGCCCAACCGCATCGGCCAGGGCATCGAGTTCGACTACTCCTGCGTCCACGCCTCCTTCGCGCTGAGCGACGCCGGGTACGAGACCGTGATGGTCAACTGCAACCCGGAGACCGTCTCCACGGACTACGACACCTCCGACCGCCTGTACTTCGAGCCGCTGACGCTCGAGGACGTACTGGAGATCGTCCACGCGGAGTCGCTGGCCGGCCCGATCGCCGGTGTCGTGGTCCAGCTGGGCGGCCAGACCCCGCTGGGCCTGGCGCAGGCCCTGAAGGACAACGGGGTGCCGATCGTCGGCACGTCCCCCGAGGCCATCCACGCCGCCGAGGACCGCGGCGCCTTCGGCCGGGTGCTCAAGGAGGCCGGCCTCCCGGCCCCCAAGCACGGCACCGCCACCACCTTCGCCGAGGCCAAGACCATCGCCGACGAGATCGGCTACCCGGTCCTCGTCCGGCCGTCGTACGTCCTCGGCGGCCGCGGCATGGAGATCGTGTACGACGAGGCCCGGCTGTCGACCTACATCGCCGAGTCGACCGAGATCAGCCCCTCGCGTCCGGTCCTCGTCGACAGGTTCCTCGACGACGCCATAGAGATCGACGTCGACGCCCTTTACGACGGCGAGGAGCTCTACCTCGGTGGCGTCATGGAGCACATCGAGGAGGCCGGCATCCACTCCGGCGACTCGGCGTGCGCGCTGCCGCCGATCACGCTGGGCGGATTCGACATCAAGCGCCTGCGGGCCTCGACGGAGGCCATCGCCAAGGGCGTTGGCGTCCGCGGCCTGATCAACATCCAGTTCGCGATGGCGGGCGACATCCTGTACGTCCTCGAGGCCAATCCGCGTGCCTCGCGCACCGTCCCCTTCACGTCGAAGGCGACCGCGGTGCCGCTGGCGAAGGCCGCCGCCCGGATCTCGCTGGGCGCGACCATCGCGCAGCTGCGCGAGGAGGGCCTGCTGCCCGCGCGCGGAGACGGCGGCGAACTCCCGCTCGACGCGCCGATCTCCGTCAAGGAGGCCGTGATGCCGTGGACCCGCTTCCGGGACACCTCCGGGCGCGGCGTCGACACCATCCTCGGCCCGGAGATGCGTTCCACCGGCGAAGTCATGGGCATCGACTCCGTCTTCGGCACGGCGTACGCCAAGTCGCAGGCGGGTGCGTACGGTCCGCTGCCGACGAAGGGCCGCGCCTTCATCTCGGTCGCCAACCGCGACAAGCGCTCGATGATCTTCCCCGCGCGTGAACTCGTCGCTCACGGCTTCGAGTTGCTCGCCACGTCCGGCACGGCCGAGGTGCTCAGGCGCAACGGCATCAACGCCACCGTCGTGCGCAAGCAGTCCGAGGGCATCGGCCCGAACGGTGAGAAGACCATCGTCCAGCTCATCCACGACGGCGAGGTCGACCTCATCGTCAACACCCCCTACGGCACCGGCGGCCGCCTCGACGGCTACGACATCCGTACGGCGGCCGTGGCGCGGTCGGTCCCGTGCCTGACGACGGTCCAGGCGCTCGCAGCCGCCGTCCAGGGCATCGACGCCCTCAACCACGGTGACGTGGGCGTGCGTTCACTCCAGGAACACGCGGAACACCTGACCGCGGCCCGCGACTAG
- a CDS encoding integration host factor, with the protein MALPPLTPEQRAAALEKAAAARRERAEVKNRLKHSGASLHEVIKQGQENDVIGKMKVSALLESLPGVGKVRAKQIMERLGISESRRVRGLGSNQIASLEREFGSTGS; encoded by the coding sequence GTGGCTCTTCCGCCCCTTACCCCCGAACAGCGCGCAGCCGCGCTCGAAAAGGCCGCCGCGGCTCGCCGGGAGCGGGCCGAGGTCAAGAATCGACTCAAGCACTCCGGCGCCTCCCTGCACGAGGTCATCAAGCAGGGCCAGGAGAACGACGTCATCGGCAAGATGAAGGTCTCCGCCCTTCTTGAGTCCCTGCCGGGCGTGGGCAAGGTCCGCGCCAAGCAGATCATGGAGCGTCTGGGCATCTCCGAGAGCCGCCGCGTGCGCGGTCTCGGGTCCAACCAGATCGCGTCCCTGGAGCGTGAGTTCGGCAGCACCGGTTCCTGA
- a CDS encoding quinone-dependent dihydroorotate dehydrogenase encodes MYKLFFRLVFKRMDPEQAHYLAFRWIRRAVRIPVLRTFVAAALAPRYKELRTEAFGLRMHGPFGLAAGFDKNAVAVDGMSMLGFDHVEIGTVTGEPQPGNPKKRLFRLVQDRALINRMGFNNEGSLAVAARLASRTPVFKTVVGVNIGKTKVVPEAEAAADYVKSTERLAPYADYLVVNVSSPNTPGLRNLQATEALRPLLSAVREAADRTVTTRRVPLLVKIAPDLADEDVDAMADLAVELGLDGIIATNTTIAREGLGLRSEPTLVKETGGLSGAPLKARSLEVLRRLYARVGDRITLVGVGGIENAEDAWQRILAGATLVQGYSAFIYEGPFWGRAIHKGLAARLRTSPYATLADAVGADVRKTG; translated from the coding sequence ATGTACAAGCTTTTCTTCCGTCTGGTGTTCAAACGGATGGACCCGGAGCAGGCCCACTACCTGGCCTTCCGCTGGATCCGCCGGGCCGTCCGCATCCCCGTGCTGCGCACCTTCGTCGCGGCCGCGCTCGCCCCGCGCTACAAGGAGTTGCGAACCGAGGCCTTCGGGCTGCGCATGCACGGCCCCTTCGGGCTCGCCGCGGGCTTCGACAAGAACGCGGTCGCCGTCGACGGGATGTCGATGCTCGGCTTCGACCACGTGGAGATCGGCACGGTCACCGGGGAACCGCAGCCGGGCAACCCGAAGAAGCGGCTGTTCCGCCTGGTCCAGGACCGGGCGCTGATCAACCGCATGGGCTTCAACAACGAGGGCTCCCTGGCCGTCGCCGCCCGGCTGGCCTCGCGCACGCCCGTCTTCAAGACCGTCGTGGGCGTGAACATCGGCAAGACCAAGGTCGTCCCGGAGGCCGAGGCCGCCGCCGACTACGTGAAGTCGACCGAGCGGCTCGCGCCGTACGCCGACTACCTGGTGGTCAACGTCTCCTCCCCGAACACCCCCGGCCTGCGCAACCTCCAGGCGACCGAGGCGCTGCGGCCCCTGCTGAGCGCCGTCCGCGAGGCCGCCGACCGCACGGTCACGACCCGCCGCGTCCCCCTGCTGGTGAAGATCGCGCCGGACCTCGCCGACGAGGACGTCGACGCGATGGCCGACCTCGCCGTGGAGCTCGGCCTGGACGGGATCATCGCCACGAACACCACCATCGCGCGCGAGGGCCTCGGGCTGCGGTCCGAACCGACTCTGGTCAAGGAGACCGGCGGCCTGTCCGGCGCGCCCCTGAAGGCCCGCTCCCTGGAGGTGCTGCGCCGCCTCTACGCGCGCGTGGGCGACCGGATCACCCTCGTCGGGGTCGGCGGCATCGAGAACGCCGAGGACGCCTGGCAGCGCATCCTGGCCGGTGCCACGCTGGTCCAGGGCTACAGCGCGTTCATCTACGAGGGGCCCTTCTGGGGCCGTGCCATCCACAAGGGGCTCGCCGCGCGCCTGCGCACGAGCCCGTACGCCACCCTCGCCGACGCGGTCGGCGCCGACGTAAGGAAGACCGGATGA
- the metK gene encoding methionine adenosyltransferase, with the protein MSRRLFTSESVTEGHPDKIADQISDTILDALLREDPTSRVAVETLITTGLVHVAGEVTTKAYAPIPQLVRDKILEIGYDSSKKGFDGASCGVSVSIGSQSPDIAQGVDTAYESRVEGDEDELDRQGAGDQGLMFGYATDETPTLMPLPIFLAHRLSKRLSDVRKNGTIPYLRPDGKTQVTIEYDGDKAVRLDTVVVSSQHASDIDLDSLLAPDIREFVVEPELKALLDEGIKLDTENYRLLVNPTGRFEIGGPMGDAGLTGRKIIIDTYGGFARHGGGAFSGKDPSKVDRSAAYAMRWVAKNVVAAGLASRCEVQVAYAIGKAEPVGLFVETFGTHKVETEKIERAIEEVFDLRPAAIIRDLDLLRPIYAQTAAYGHFGRELPDFTWERADRVDALRKAAGL; encoded by the coding sequence GTGTCCCGTCGCCTTTTCACCTCGGAGTCCGTGACCGAGGGGCACCCCGACAAGATCGCTGACCAGATCAGCGACACCATTCTCGACGCGCTTCTGCGCGAGGACCCGACCTCCAGGGTCGCGGTCGAGACCCTGATCACGACAGGCCTGGTGCACGTGGCCGGTGAGGTCACCACCAAGGCGTACGCGCCGATCCCCCAGCTCGTGCGGGACAAGATCCTCGAGATCGGCTACGACTCCTCGAAGAAGGGCTTCGACGGCGCCTCCTGCGGCGTGTCGGTGTCGATCGGCTCGCAGTCCCCGGACATCGCGCAGGGCGTGGACACGGCCTACGAGTCCCGGGTCGAGGGCGACGAGGACGAGCTGGACCGGCAGGGTGCCGGTGACCAGGGCCTGATGTTCGGTTACGCCACCGACGAGACGCCCACCCTGATGCCGCTGCCGATCTTCCTGGCGCACCGCCTGTCGAAGCGGCTGTCGGACGTCCGCAAGAACGGCACGATCCCCTACCTGCGCCCGGACGGCAAGACGCAGGTCACCATCGAGTACGACGGCGACAAGGCGGTCCGCCTGGACACGGTCGTGGTCTCCTCGCAGCACGCGTCGGACATCGACCTGGACTCGCTGCTGGCCCCCGACATCCGCGAGTTCGTGGTGGAGCCGGAGCTGAAGGCGCTCCTGGACGAGGGCATCAAGCTGGACACCGAGAACTACCGTCTGCTGGTCAACCCGACGGGCCGTTTCGAGATCGGCGGCCCGATGGGCGACGCCGGCCTGACCGGCCGCAAGATCATCATCGACACGTACGGCGGCTTCGCCCGGCACGGCGGCGGCGCCTTCTCCGGCAAGGACCCGTCGAAGGTGGACCGTTCGGCGGCGTACGCGATGCGCTGGGTCGCCAAGAACGTGGTCGCCGCGGGCCTGGCCTCCCGCTGCGAGGTCCAGGTCGCCTACGCGATCGGCAAGGCCGAGCCCGTCGGCCTGTTCGTCGAGACCTTCGGTACCCACAAGGTGGAGACCGAGAAGATCGAGAGGGCGATCGAGGAGGTCTTCGACCTCCGTCCGGCCGCGATCATCCGTGACCTCGACCTGCTCCGCCCGATCTACGCCCAGACCGCCGCGTACGGCCACTTCGGCCGCGAGCTCCCCGACTTCACGTGGGAACGCGCGGACCGCGTGGACGCGCTGCGGAAGGCTGCGGGTCTGTAA
- the pyrF gene encoding orotidine-5'-phosphate decarboxylase translates to MTSLPSPDHHPSTRPSGPQDLSGEPFGARLRRAMDERGPLCVGIDPHASLLTEWGLNDDVAGLERFSRTVVEATADRVAVLKPQSAFFERFGSRGIAVLEKSVEEARAAGALVVMDAKRGDIGSTMAAYAESFLHKDAPLFSDALTVSPYLGYGSLSPAVALARESGAGLFVLALTSNPEGGEVQHAVRADGRDVGATMLAHLAAENEGEEPLGSFGAVVGATLGDLSSYDLDINGPILAPGIGAQGATPADLPGVFGAAVRNVVPNVSRGLLRHGPDVVALRTAADRFAAEIRSALRGV, encoded by the coding sequence ATGACTTCCCTCCCGTCACCCGACCACCACCCCTCAACGAGGCCCTCCGGGCCGCAGGATCTTTCCGGAGAACCCTTCGGCGCACGCCTGCGCCGCGCGATGGACGAGCGCGGCCCGCTGTGCGTCGGCATCGACCCGCACGCCTCCCTGCTCACCGAGTGGGGCCTGAACGACGACGTGGCGGGCCTGGAGCGGTTCAGCCGCACGGTCGTCGAGGCGACGGCCGACCGGGTCGCCGTGCTGAAGCCGCAGAGCGCCTTCTTCGAGCGCTTCGGGTCCCGTGGCATCGCCGTCCTGGAGAAGTCGGTCGAGGAGGCCCGGGCGGCCGGTGCGCTGGTCGTGATGGACGCCAAGCGGGGCGACATCGGCTCGACCATGGCCGCGTACGCGGAGTCGTTCCTGCACAAGGACGCGCCGCTGTTCTCCGACGCCCTGACCGTCTCGCCGTATCTCGGCTACGGATCGCTCAGCCCGGCCGTGGCGCTGGCGCGCGAGAGCGGCGCGGGCCTGTTCGTGCTGGCGCTCACCTCCAACCCGGAGGGCGGCGAGGTCCAGCACGCCGTCCGTGCGGACGGCCGGGACGTCGGGGCGACGATGCTGGCGCACCTCGCCGCCGAGAACGAGGGGGAGGAGCCCCTGGGCTCGTTCGGGGCGGTCGTCGGCGCCACCCTCGGCGACCTGTCGTCGTACGACCTCGACATCAACGGTCCGATCCTGGCGCCCGGCATCGGCGCCCAGGGGGCCACGCCTGCGGATCTTCCCGGGGTCTTCGGAGCCGCCGTGCGCAACGTCGTGCCGAACGTCAGCAGGGGTCTGCTGCGGCACGGTCCCGACGTCGTCGCGCTGCGGACGGCGGCGGACCGCTTCGCGGCGGAGATCCGGTCGGCGCTGAGGGGCGTCTGA
- the carA gene encoding glutamine-hydrolyzing carbamoyl-phosphate synthase small subunit, translating into MTTSTRGAAKTPAVLVLEDGRIFRGRAYGAVGETFGEAVFSTGMTGYQETLTDPSYDRQIVVATAPQIGNTGWNDEDDESRRIWVSGYVVRDPARVPSNWRAKRSLDDELVTQNVVGISGIDTRALTRHLRERGSMRAGIFSGEAIAPESELLTRVQAQPHMKGLSLYEEVATQEAYVVPAIGEKKFTVAAIDLGIKGMTPHRMAERGIEVHVLPATATEEDVYAADPDGVFFSNGPGDPATAEGPVALMTAVLKRRTPLFGICFGNQILGRALGFGTYKLKYGHRGINQPVQDRTTGKVEVTAHNHGFAVDAPLDKVSETPFGRAEVSHVCLNDDVVEGLQLLDQPAFSVQYHPEAAAGPHDAAYLFDRFVSLMEGQRA; encoded by the coding sequence ATGACGACCTCCACAAGGGGAGCCGCGAAGACTCCCGCCGTACTCGTCCTGGAGGACGGCCGGATCTTCCGCGGCCGTGCCTACGGGGCCGTGGGGGAGACCTTCGGCGAAGCGGTGTTCTCCACCGGCATGACCGGCTACCAGGAGACCCTCACCGACCCGTCGTACGACCGTCAGATCGTCGTCGCGACCGCCCCGCAGATCGGCAACACCGGCTGGAACGACGAGGACGACGAGTCCCGGCGCATCTGGGTCTCCGGCTACGTCGTGCGCGACCCCGCGCGCGTGCCCTCCAACTGGCGCGCCAAGCGCTCCCTGGACGACGAGCTGGTCACGCAGAACGTCGTCGGCATCAGCGGCATCGACACCCGCGCGCTCACCCGCCATCTGCGGGAGCGCGGCTCCATGCGGGCCGGCATCTTCTCGGGTGAGGCGATCGCCCCCGAATCCGAGCTCCTCACGCGCGTGCAGGCACAGCCGCACATGAAGGGCCTCAGCCTGTACGAGGAGGTCGCCACCCAGGAGGCGTACGTCGTCCCGGCGATCGGCGAGAAGAAGTTCACCGTCGCCGCGATCGACCTCGGCATCAAGGGCATGACCCCGCACCGCATGGCCGAGCGCGGAATCGAGGTGCACGTGCTGCCGGCGACGGCGACGGAGGAGGACGTGTACGCCGCCGATCCGGACGGCGTGTTCTTCTCCAACGGGCCCGGCGACCCCGCCACCGCCGAGGGTCCTGTCGCGCTGATGACCGCGGTGCTGAAGCGGAGGACGCCGCTGTTCGGCATCTGCTTCGGCAACCAGATCCTCGGGCGCGCCCTCGGCTTCGGCACCTACAAGCTGAAGTACGGCCACCGGGGCATCAACCAGCCGGTCCAGGACCGCACGACCGGCAAGGTCGAGGTGACCGCGCACAACCACGGCTTCGCCGTGGACGCGCCGCTCGACAAGGTCAGCGAGACGCCCTTCGGGCGCGCCGAGGTGTCCCACGTCTGTCTGAACGACGACGTCGTGGAGGGGCTGCAGCTGCTCGACCAGCCGGCCTTCTCCGTCCAGTACCACCCCGAAGCGGCAGCCGGTCCGCACGACGCCGCCTACCTGTTCGACCGCTTCGTATCCCTGATGGAGGGCCAGCGTGCCTAA
- the coaBC gene encoding bifunctional phosphopantothenoylcysteine decarboxylase/phosphopantothenate--cysteine ligase CoaBC encodes MDKPKVVLGVSGGIAAYKACELLRRLTESGHDVCVVPTASALHFVGAATWSALSGNPVSTEVWDDVHEVPHVRIGQHADLVIVAPATADTLAKVAHGLADDLLTNTLLTARCPVVFAPAMHTEMWEHPATQENVATLRRRGAVVIEPAVGRLTGVDTGKGRLPEPAEIFEVCRRVLARGVTEPDLVGRHVVVSAGGTREPLDPVRFLGNRSSGKQGYALARTAAARGARVTLIAANTGLPDPAGVDVVQVGTAVHMREAVLKAAADADAVVMAAAVADFRPEAYATGKIKKKDGQDPDPIVLVRNPDILAEISADRAHPGQVVVGFAAETDDVLANGRTKLERKGCDLLVVNEVGERKTFGSEENEAVVLGADGSETPVPHGPKEALAETVWDLVAQRLG; translated from the coding sequence GTGGACAAGCCGAAGGTCGTGCTGGGGGTCAGCGGTGGCATCGCCGCTTACAAGGCCTGTGAGCTGCTGAGAAGGCTGACGGAGTCGGGCCACGACGTCTGTGTCGTCCCCACCGCCTCCGCCCTGCACTTCGTCGGCGCAGCCACCTGGTCGGCTCTCTCCGGCAACCCCGTCTCGACGGAGGTCTGGGACGACGTCCACGAGGTCCCGCATGTCCGCATCGGCCAGCACGCCGACCTGGTGATCGTCGCACCGGCGACGGCGGACACGCTGGCGAAGGTGGCCCACGGCCTCGCCGACGACCTCCTCACGAACACCCTCCTCACCGCCCGATGTCCGGTCGTCTTCGCCCCCGCGATGCACACCGAGATGTGGGAGCACCCCGCCACCCAGGAGAACGTGGCGACGCTGCGCCGCCGCGGCGCGGTCGTCATCGAGCCGGCCGTCGGCCGACTCACCGGCGTCGACACCGGCAAGGGCCGGCTGCCCGAGCCCGCTGAGATCTTCGAGGTCTGCCGCCGTGTGCTGGCCCGCGGCGTGACCGAGCCCGACCTCGTCGGACGGCACGTGGTCGTCAGCGCGGGCGGCACCCGCGAACCCCTCGACCCGGTCCGCTTCCTCGGCAACCGCTCCTCCGGCAAGCAGGGCTACGCCCTCGCCCGCACCGCGGCCGCGCGGGGCGCCCGCGTCACGCTGATCGCGGCGAACACCGGACTGCCGGATCCGGCGGGGGTGGATGTCGTCCAGGTCGGCACGGCGGTGCACATGCGTGAGGCGGTCCTCAAGGCGGCCGCAGACGCCGACGCGGTCGTCATGGCGGCGGCGGTCGCCGACTTCCGCCCCGAGGCATACGCGACCGGAAAGATCAAGAAGAAGGACGGCCAGGACCCCGACCCCATCGTCCTGGTACGGAATCCGGACATTCTCGCGGAGATCTCGGCCGACCGCGCCCACCCCGGCCAGGTGGTCGTCGGCTTCGCCGCCGAGACGGACGATGTGCTGGCCAACGGGCGCACGAAGCTGGAGCGCAAGGGCTGTGACCTCCTGGTGGTGAACGAGGTGGGGGAGCGCAAGACGTTCGGCTCGGAGGAGAACGAAGCCGTGGTCCTCGGCGCCGACGGCAGCGAGACGCCCGTGCCCCACGGTCCGAAGGAAGCCCTGGCCGAAACGGTGTGGGATCTGGTGGCGCAACGCCTGGGCTGA